In Stigmatopora argus isolate UIUO_Sarg chromosome 10, RoL_Sarg_1.0, whole genome shotgun sequence, the following proteins share a genomic window:
- the cox7a1 gene encoding cytochrome c oxidase subunit 7A1, mitochondrial has product MNQLLKVRTLLSAWPTASCRRLSNKVPQAQKLFQEPNGLPVHVKGGPTDVLLYRATMALTIGGGVYSLYWLLVASMPSKKA; this is encoded by the exons AAAGTTCGGACTTTGCTGTCCGCCTGGCCGACGGCGTCGTGCCGACGTTTGAGCAACAAAGTCCCGCAAGCCCAGAAACTGTTCCAG GAGCCCAACGGCCTGCCGGTGCACGTGAAGGGCGGCCCCACTGACGTCCTTCTCTATCGGGCGACCATGGCGCTCACCATCGGAG GTGGCGTCTATTCGCTGTACTGGCTGCTGGTGGCTTCCATGCCAAGCAAGAAGGCCTAG